The Thermoflavifilum sp. genome contains a region encoding:
- the gyrB gene encoding DNA topoisomerase (ATP-hydrolyzing) subunit B: MITDNQPVVTSSAHAYTAESIQILEGLEAVRKRPAMYIGDISSKGLHHLVYEVVDNSIDEALAGYCKHIKVIIHADNSITVEDDGRGIPTDIHPKDGRSGLEIVMTVLHAGGKFDKNTYKVSGGLHGVGVSCVNALSEKLHVLVHRDGKIFEQEYRRGVPLYPVRVIGTTDRTGTIIHFSPDPTIFTTLTFNREILATRLEELAYLNKGVRIELVDERETDESSKEPHREVFYSEGGLEEFLLMHENKAGRILLTPSPIYVNTFDESTYIAVEVAMVYHDAYGEHLFSYVNNINTIEGGTHVAGFRRAVTRVIKAYGDRNKLFDKVKIEITGDDFRDGLSAVISVKVPEPQFEGQTKTKLGNSEVMGVVDSAVGAALEAYLEEHPREARRIIEKVITSATARIAARNAREKVQRKGVLTGSGLPGKLADCSDTDPARCELFLVEGDSAGGTAKQGRDRSFQAILPLRGKILNVEKAAEHKIYDNEEIKNIFTALGVTIGTENDDKALNLSKLRYHKLIIMTDADVDGSHIATLILTFIFRYMKELVEQGYVYIAQPPLYLIKKGNEHVYAWTEEERKKAIERLSGGKEGSVTVQRYKGLGEMNAEQLWETTMNPATRTLKQVTLESAAEADRIFSMLMGEEVQPRREFIEKHARYANLDV; this comes from the coding sequence ATGATTACCGACAACCAGCCTGTTGTGACCTCATCCGCACATGCTTATACCGCAGAAAGTATCCAAATCCTGGAAGGTCTTGAAGCCGTAAGAAAGCGGCCAGCCATGTATATTGGTGATATCAGCAGTAAGGGGCTGCATCACCTGGTATATGAAGTAGTGGATAACTCCATTGATGAAGCGCTTGCCGGATACTGCAAGCATATCAAAGTCATCATCCATGCCGATAATTCCATTACCGTTGAGGATGATGGCCGTGGTATTCCCACTGATATCCACCCCAAAGACGGTCGCTCCGGTCTGGAAATCGTGATGACGGTATTGCATGCCGGCGGTAAGTTTGATAAAAATACCTATAAAGTTTCCGGAGGATTACATGGCGTGGGCGTCAGCTGCGTGAATGCACTCTCCGAGAAACTGCATGTGCTGGTGCACCGCGATGGGAAGATTTTTGAACAGGAATATCGTAGAGGCGTTCCGCTGTATCCAGTTCGGGTCATCGGAACAACCGATCGCACAGGTACCATCATCCATTTCAGTCCGGATCCCACGATTTTTACCACCCTTACTTTCAACCGGGAAATCCTCGCCACACGCCTTGAAGAACTGGCTTACCTGAACAAAGGCGTTCGCATCGAACTGGTTGATGAACGTGAAACAGATGAATCAAGCAAAGAACCCCATCGGGAAGTTTTTTATTCGGAAGGTGGACTGGAAGAGTTTTTATTGATGCATGAAAACAAGGCAGGTCGCATTCTGCTCACGCCTTCGCCTATTTATGTAAATACGTTTGATGAAAGCACTTATATCGCCGTAGAAGTGGCCATGGTATATCATGATGCTTACGGCGAACATTTGTTTTCTTATGTAAACAACATCAATACCATCGAAGGAGGCACTCATGTGGCCGGCTTTCGCAGGGCGGTAACCCGCGTCATCAAAGCGTATGGCGACAGAAACAAGCTGTTCGACAAGGTAAAAATCGAAATCACGGGCGATGATTTCCGGGACGGATTAAGTGCGGTGATTTCGGTAAAAGTGCCCGAGCCCCAGTTTGAAGGACAAACCAAGACGAAGTTAGGCAATTCAGAAGTGATGGGTGTGGTGGATAGTGCTGTAGGAGCCGCTCTGGAAGCCTATCTGGAAGAACATCCCCGCGAAGCCCGCCGCATCATCGAAAAAGTAATCACCTCTGCCACTGCCCGAATCGCCGCCCGAAACGCCCGGGAAAAGGTGCAACGAAAAGGGGTGCTCACGGGAAGCGGACTGCCGGGCAAGCTGGCTGATTGTTCGGATACCGACCCCGCCCGTTGTGAACTATTCCTGGTAGAAGGTGATTCGGCAGGTGGAACCGCCAAGCAGGGACGGGATCGGAGCTTTCAGGCTATTCTTCCGCTGCGGGGTAAAATCCTGAATGTGGAAAAAGCCGCCGAACACAAAATCTATGATAACGAAGAAATCAAAAACATCTTCACGGCACTGGGTGTAACCATCGGCACGGAAAACGATGATAAAGCCCTGAATCTGTCCAAGCTGCGCTACCATAAGCTGATCATCATGACCGATGCCGATGTGGATGGAAGCCATATCGCCACCCTTATCCTCACCTTCATCTTCCGCTACATGAAAGAGCTGGTGGAACAGGGTTATGTGTACATCGCCCAGCCGCCTCTGTACCTGATCAAAAAGGGGAATGAGCATGTATATGCATGGACCGAGGAAGAACGCAAAAAAGCCATAGAACGGCTGAGTGGCGGAAAAGAAGGCAGTGTCACCGTGCAACGGTACAAGGGGCTGGGGGAAATGAACGCCGAACAACTCTGGGAAACCACCATGAATCCTGCTACCCGTACCCTGAAACAGGTAACGCTGGAAAGCGCTGCTGAAGCCGACCGTATCTTCTCCATGCTGATGGGCGAGGAAGTACAACCACGCAGAGAATTCATTGAAAAACACGCCCGCTACGCTAATCTGGACGTCTAA
- a CDS encoding AraC family transcriptional regulator, with protein MNQELQFFQHIGLRQFADNRLELLSERHFQMGDALQIQVSRYLWAEGEPVAAGAIIYHLSKEASDGESVIELKYCIPGRRYCAFAGCKGSLCVSPHQEEDCLHSHSTAEMISIAFSSSFFRWLELKESWVNMEQPSTAPKALIWKPVQVTARISGLLHHLLHHPYEGLDERLYLQSKALELLVFSREQIHQVAPRKPRSRFLTHPEDRQKIYQARDMMLQHLDEPLTIRELSRKVAMNECYLKKGFKEIFGTTIYDYFQRERMEKARQLLYEQGLSVSEVASRMGYSSISHFSTAFKKYTGLKPCELIR; from the coding sequence ATGAATCAGGAACTGCAGTTTTTTCAGCATATAGGTCTGCGCCAGTTTGCCGATAACCGTCTGGAGCTGCTTTCTGAACGGCACTTTCAGATGGGCGATGCGTTGCAAATTCAGGTGAGCAGGTATTTGTGGGCTGAAGGTGAGCCTGTGGCAGCGGGCGCAATCATTTATCATCTGAGTAAAGAAGCTTCGGATGGGGAATCGGTGATAGAATTGAAATATTGCATTCCAGGCCGCCGCTATTGTGCCTTTGCTGGATGTAAAGGTAGCCTTTGCGTTTCTCCGCATCAGGAAGAAGATTGTCTGCATAGCCATTCAACGGCCGAAATGATTTCTATAGCCTTTTCTTCCAGCTTTTTCAGGTGGCTTGAACTGAAAGAAAGCTGGGTCAATATGGAACAGCCGTCAACCGCACCGAAGGCCCTGATCTGGAAGCCCGTGCAGGTAACTGCCCGTATCAGCGGCCTGTTGCATCATCTGCTGCATCATCCCTATGAAGGACTGGATGAACGACTTTACCTGCAAAGCAAAGCACTGGAACTACTGGTATTTTCCCGGGAACAAATACACCAGGTCGCTCCACGTAAGCCCCGTTCACGTTTCCTGACCCATCCGGAAGACAGGCAAAAGATTTATCAGGCTCGCGACATGATGTTGCAGCATCTGGATGAACCACTGACCATTCGCGAACTGTCGCGAAAAGTGGCCATGAATGAATGTTACCTCAAAAAAGGATTTAAAGAAATTTTCGGTACCACCATTTACGATTATTTCCAGCGGGAAAGGATGGAAAAAGCACGTCAATTACTCTATGAACAGGGACTCTCCGTGTCGGAAGTCGCTTCCCGGATGGGGTATTCCAGTATTTCTCATTTCAGTACGGCATTTAAGAAGTATACCGGGCTCAAGCCCTGTGAATTGATTCGATAA
- the ileS gene encoding isoleucine--tRNA ligase, protein MATKATYPEYAQLNLPAFEQEILKRWEQEKTFEQSIAQREGRPSFVFYEGPPSANGLPGIHHVISRTLKDLVCRYRTMKGFQVKRKSGWDTHGLPVELGVEQELGISKADIGKKISVEAYNRRCREAVLRYKDKWEELTRQMGYWVDLQHPYITFENDYIETLWWLLKKLYQKGLLYESISIQPYSPAAGTGLSSHELNQPGTYKLVKDASVVAMFRLPWADARNAAHPAWKRIQQAILAYRQAHAVELPLDQEQVYCLAWTTTPWTLPSNLGLTVGPEFTYSLIRTRHPYTHQVVHVLLAKEKVGEYFTTPEAGSVEQTPLAFDGHRKIKSPWVELLTLKGEELQGLYYEQLMPFEANRPDRIEGDPFRIVTGDFVTTAEGTGIVHTAPAFGADDFRVGKQYGLGILILVDKEGKFIDGVGEFSGRYVKNYKDDPNYQDVNVDLCNWLKERGLAFRIEKYEHNYPHCWRTDKPVLYYPLQAWFIRTTAFKDRMVELNKRIRWKPASTGEGRFGNWLENIVDWNLSRSRFWGTPLPIWRTDDGTEEKCIGSVAELKAELKKAASLNKPEYLRDEVELDLHKPFVDEMILLSESGKPMRRVPDLVDVWFDSGAMPFAQWHFPFENAATFASNYPADFICEGVDQTRGWFYTLHAISALLKEEIQDELRRQGFPADEERYPGLAFKTVVSNGLVLDKHGNKMSKRLGNVVDPFETIRTYGADATRWYLITNASPWENMRFDVEGIREAQRKFFGTLYNTYQFFALYANIDGFTYAEQPIPVAQRPAIDRWILSALNTLVAKVNEAFDDYEPTTAGRLIEDFVIEQLSNWYVRLNRRRFWSPLRPSDNGQQDNLEKTSAYQTLYECLETLSMLMAPIAPFFADWLYRNLNGVTGRIPATSVHLTDFPQPHDQLSHPELEEQMRLAQEITSLILSLRKKVNIKVRQPLRKVLIPIVDERMKQQLQAVEDLIKAEVNVKEVEYISESGIQYRIKPNFKLLGSKLGKKMKAVTQYLQQLDQQHILQLKQGKALSLAFVGDRLAMPGETVEETIALLPEEVEIVPEDIPGWMTANKDNLTVALDITVTPELEKEGHARELVNRIQRLRKDSGLEVTDRIQVQIADHELIRPVLSDSHLYKYICTEILADRLEIVPQIQHGSLIEVNEVPLTVHLQKTR, encoded by the coding sequence ATGGCAACAAAGGCAACATATCCGGAGTATGCACAGCTGAATCTTCCGGCTTTTGAACAGGAAATCCTTAAACGCTGGGAACAGGAAAAGACTTTTGAACAAAGCATTGCTCAGCGGGAAGGTCGTCCTTCCTTTGTTTTCTATGAGGGGCCTCCTTCAGCCAATGGATTGCCGGGTATCCATCATGTCATTTCCCGGACACTGAAAGATCTGGTATGCCGTTACAGGACGATGAAAGGGTTTCAGGTAAAACGTAAGAGCGGCTGGGATACCCATGGATTGCCCGTGGAACTGGGCGTGGAGCAGGAATTGGGGATTTCTAAAGCCGATATCGGGAAAAAAATTTCAGTCGAAGCCTACAACCGGCGTTGCAGGGAGGCCGTGCTGCGCTACAAAGACAAATGGGAAGAGCTGACCCGCCAGATGGGATACTGGGTGGATCTCCAGCACCCCTATATCACCTTTGAAAATGATTATATCGAAACCCTCTGGTGGCTGTTGAAAAAGCTTTACCAGAAAGGGTTGCTCTATGAAAGCATCAGCATACAGCCCTATTCACCGGCGGCCGGCACAGGATTGAGTTCGCATGAGCTGAATCAGCCCGGTACCTATAAGTTAGTGAAGGATGCCAGCGTGGTGGCCATGTTCCGTTTGCCCTGGGCCGATGCCCGCAATGCGGCTCATCCGGCCTGGAAGCGTATCCAGCAAGCCATTCTGGCCTATCGCCAGGCGCATGCCGTTGAACTACCCCTCGATCAGGAGCAGGTTTATTGCCTGGCGTGGACGACCACGCCCTGGACCCTGCCTTCCAACCTGGGGTTGACCGTAGGCCCCGAGTTCACCTACAGCCTCATCCGCACCCGTCATCCCTATACCCATCAGGTGGTACACGTACTGCTGGCCAAAGAAAAGGTAGGTGAATACTTTACCACCCCGGAAGCCGGTTCGGTGGAACAAACGCCCCTTGCATTCGACGGCCATCGCAAAATCAAATCGCCCTGGGTGGAATTGCTGACGTTGAAAGGGGAGGAACTCCAGGGATTATATTACGAGCAGCTCATGCCTTTCGAGGCCAACCGACCCGACCGTATCGAGGGCGACCCGTTCCGCATCGTCACGGGCGACTTCGTGACTACAGCAGAAGGTACCGGCATCGTACACACCGCCCCGGCTTTTGGGGCCGACGACTTCCGCGTGGGTAAGCAATACGGACTGGGCATCCTGATCCTGGTCGATAAAGAAGGTAAGTTCATCGACGGAGTGGGCGAATTCAGCGGCCGATATGTGAAAAATTACAAGGATGACCCCAATTATCAGGATGTGAACGTGGATTTGTGCAACTGGCTGAAAGAACGTGGACTGGCCTTCCGGATTGAAAAATACGAACACAACTATCCGCATTGCTGGCGCACCGATAAACCCGTGCTCTATTATCCCTTGCAGGCCTGGTTTATTCGCACCACCGCTTTTAAAGATCGGATGGTGGAGCTGAACAAACGCATTCGCTGGAAGCCCGCCAGCACGGGCGAAGGGCGCTTCGGCAACTGGCTGGAAAATATTGTGGACTGGAACCTCAGTCGAAGCCGGTTCTGGGGTACACCGCTGCCCATCTGGCGTACCGACGACGGCACCGAAGAAAAATGCATCGGCTCGGTGGCGGAACTAAAAGCCGAATTGAAAAAAGCAGCTTCCCTGAATAAACCCGAATACCTCCGCGATGAGGTGGAGCTGGACCTGCATAAGCCTTTTGTGGATGAGATGATCTTGCTGAGCGAGAGCGGCAAGCCCATGCGCCGGGTGCCCGATCTGGTGGACGTGTGGTTCGACAGTGGGGCCATGCCCTTTGCCCAGTGGCATTTCCCGTTTGAAAACGCGGCTACCTTCGCCAGTAATTATCCCGCAGATTTTATTTGTGAGGGGGTCGACCAGACGCGAGGCTGGTTTTATACCCTGCATGCAATCAGTGCGCTGCTGAAAGAAGAAATTCAGGATGAGCTTCGCCGGCAGGGCTTTCCGGCCGATGAGGAGCGCTATCCCGGCCTGGCATTCAAAACCGTGGTCTCCAACGGCCTGGTGCTCGATAAGCACGGCAACAAAATGAGTAAGCGCCTGGGTAATGTGGTCGATCCATTTGAAACCATCCGCACCTACGGTGCCGATGCCACCCGCTGGTACCTCATCACCAATGCCTCGCCCTGGGAAAATATGCGTTTTGATGTAGAAGGCATCCGCGAGGCCCAGCGTAAGTTTTTCGGTACGCTTTACAATACCTATCAGTTTTTTGCCCTTTATGCCAATATCGACGGATTTACTTATGCAGAACAGCCCATCCCCGTAGCCCAGCGTCCCGCCATTGACCGGTGGATCTTATCGGCGCTCAACACGCTGGTGGCTAAGGTGAATGAAGCATTCGACGATTATGAGCCTACCACTGCCGGCCGGCTCATCGAGGATTTCGTGATTGAGCAGCTGAGCAACTGGTATGTGCGGCTGAACCGCAGGCGGTTCTGGAGCCCGTTGCGCCCCAGCGACAACGGACAGCAGGATAACCTGGAAAAAACATCGGCCTATCAAACCCTGTATGAGTGCCTGGAAACCCTATCCATGCTCATGGCGCCCATCGCCCCATTTTTCGCCGACTGGCTGTACCGCAACCTGAACGGGGTTACAGGTCGCATCCCAGCTACTTCGGTGCATCTGACCGATTTCCCGCAACCCCACGACCAGCTCAGCCACCCCGAATTGGAAGAACAGATGCGGCTGGCGCAGGAAATCACCTCATTGATTCTTTCCCTGCGTAAAAAGGTGAATATTAAAGTGCGTCAACCCCTGCGTAAGGTGCTCATCCCCATTGTCGACGAGCGCATGAAACAACAGTTGCAGGCAGTGGAAGACCTCATCAAAGCTGAGGTGAATGTGAAGGAAGTGGAATATATTAGCGAATCGGGGATACAGTATCGCATCAAACCCAATTTTAAATTGCTGGGAAGTAAGCTGGGCAAAAAAATGAAGGCGGTCACCCAGTATTTGCAGCAGCTCGATCAACAGCATATCCTTCAGCTCAAGCAGGGTAAGGCGCTGAGCTTAGCCTTTGTGGGCGACCGCCTGGCTATGCCCGGAGAAACGGTGGAAGAAACCATTGCGCTGCTGCCCGAAGAAGTGGAAATCGTCCCGGAAGATATTCCAGGCTGGATGACCGCCAACAAGGACAACCTCACCGTTGCCCTCGATATCACCGTAACGCCCGAACTGGAAAAAGAAGGGCATGCGCGCGAGCTGGTGAATCGGATCCAGCGGCTGCGCAAGGACTCGGGATTGGAAGTAACCGATCGGATTCAGGTGCAAATTGCCGACCATGAACTTATCCGGCCGGTACTGAGTGATTCGCATCTTTATAAGTATATTTGCACGGAAATTTTGGCAGATCGACTGGAAATTGTTCCGCAAATTCAGCATGGTAGCTTGATTGAAGTTAATGAAGTGCCTTTAACCGTTCACCTTCAAAAAACCCGCTAA
- a CDS encoding TraR/DksA C4-type zinc finger protein, with protein MAIQKKKTQDEKKQASTVRKANARSTRSTSSSSRKSSEETKKAASTTGTSKSSVSALTDARRSAAKAAKQQTAVTDTEMGTTSSSSAADQPKAKKTASTTRSTRSSAAKTVSAQTENKEERAEIVYQPEFEKSVLDQPGQHSGPVYRYSDAELQEFKELILKKLEAARQELAYLQGLITRKDEMGTEDTENKYMSMEDGSGTLEREQLNQMASRQIQYISHLEKALVRIENKTYGICRVTGKLIDKARLRAVPHATLSIEAKKALSKGS; from the coding sequence ATGGCAATCCAGAAAAAAAAGACACAGGACGAAAAAAAGCAAGCTTCAACCGTCCGTAAGGCCAATGCCCGATCTACCCGGTCGACTTCTTCATCATCCCGCAAATCCAGTGAAGAGACCAAAAAAGCGGCTTCGACGACCGGAACCTCGAAGAGTAGCGTTTCGGCTCTTACAGATGCCAGACGTTCGGCCGCTAAGGCTGCTAAGCAACAGACTGCCGTGACTGATACGGAGATGGGTACCACATCCTCATCCTCAGCGGCCGATCAGCCAAAAGCGAAAAAAACGGCTTCTACAACCCGTTCCACCCGTTCATCTGCTGCGAAGACTGTATCCGCGCAAACCGAAAACAAAGAAGAACGGGCAGAAATTGTGTATCAACCTGAGTTTGAAAAATCTGTACTCGATCAGCCCGGTCAGCATTCCGGGCCCGTATACCGTTACAGCGATGCCGAATTGCAGGAATTCAAAGAATTGATTCTTAAAAAACTCGAGGCTGCCCGCCAGGAGCTAGCTTATCTGCAAGGCCTCATCACCCGAAAAGATGAAATGGGTACGGAAGACACGGAAAATAAATACATGAGTATGGAAGACGGTTCCGGTACGCTGGAACGTGAGCAACTCAACCAGATGGCCAGCCGCCAGATTCAATACATCTCACACCTGGAAAAAGCTCTGGTGCGTATCGAGAATAAGACTTACGGAATTTGCCGCGTGACCGGTAAACTCATCGACAAGGCTCGACTCCGTGCCGTACCGCATGCCACCCTGAGCATCGAAGCCAAAAAAGCACTCAGCAAGGGCAGTTAA
- a CDS encoding ABC transporter ATP-binding protein, with protein sequence MKNILWVLRYLKKHVQGILLYFICNLLSIIFSLISLTMLIPFLSLIFGKTQPIHTRPVFHLSSSGLMQLFNYYLTQVIDAYGKSYAIGFICLVVIAAILLKNLFLYGASFISTPIRNGILMDIRRDLFNHVIALPIGYFSEERKADILSRMTNDVQEIEVSIISFLESAFRDPFTVLIYFCTLLILSPQLTLFLVVLLPVAGLIIGRISKSLKRHSNAGQQRLSNLLSIMDETITGLRVVKAFNAERHQQTKFQHENHQLFRIKNRINRRRDLASPLSEFLGVVVLCVVLFFGGQLALSNPPIVSADVFIAYIAIFSQIINPLKSFSTTSYNIQKGRASAERIQHILSTPITVVEKPDAIPIHSFEHAIEFRNVSFRYRDQLVLDKISLTIPKGKTIAIVGASGSGKSTLVDLIPRFHDVTEGEILIDGVNIKDYRLQDLRRLMGIVTQEPILFNDTIANNIALGASGQVREEDIVTAAKVANAHHFIMQKEQGYATNVGDRGIKLSGGEKQRITIARAVLKNPPILILDEATSSLDTESERLVQEAIQRLMKNRTSIIVAHRLSTIQHADEIYVLSNGRIVEHGSHDELMAFDGTYRRLIRMQQIDVPAAEL encoded by the coding sequence ATGAAAAATATTTTGTGGGTATTGCGTTATCTGAAAAAACATGTGCAGGGCATTTTGCTGTATTTTATCTGCAACCTGTTGTCGATCATTTTTTCGTTGATATCGCTTACGATGCTCATTCCATTTCTATCGCTCATTTTTGGAAAAACGCAACCTATACACACCAGACCGGTATTTCATCTTTCCTCCTCGGGCCTGATGCAGTTGTTTAATTACTATCTCACGCAGGTTATCGATGCTTACGGTAAATCTTATGCCATTGGCTTCATCTGCCTGGTGGTGATTGCCGCCATTTTGCTGAAAAACCTGTTTTTATATGGCGCTTCTTTCATCAGTACGCCCATTCGAAACGGCATCCTGATGGATATCCGCAGGGATCTGTTCAACCATGTCATTGCATTGCCTATCGGATATTTTTCAGAGGAACGAAAAGCAGATATCCTGAGCCGGATGACCAATGATGTGCAGGAAATCGAAGTTTCTATCATCAGTTTTCTGGAAAGTGCTTTCCGGGATCCGTTTACGGTATTGATTTATTTCTGCACGCTGTTGATTTTAAGCCCACAGCTCACCTTGTTTTTAGTGGTTTTGTTGCCTGTAGCAGGGCTCATCATCGGACGTATCAGCAAATCCCTGAAGCGACATTCCAATGCCGGACAGCAAAGGCTCAGCAACCTGTTGTCGATCATGGATGAAACCATTACCGGGCTACGTGTGGTGAAGGCTTTTAATGCTGAACGCCACCAGCAGACGAAATTCCAGCATGAAAATCATCAGCTGTTTCGAATTAAAAATCGCATTAATCGCCGGCGTGATCTGGCCTCTCCTCTATCCGAGTTCCTGGGTGTGGTGGTGCTCTGTGTGGTATTGTTTTTCGGCGGACAGCTTGCCCTGTCGAATCCTCCCATTGTCAGTGCCGATGTATTCATCGCCTATATCGCCATTTTTTCCCAGATCATCAATCCGCTAAAATCGTTTTCCACCACCTCGTACAATATCCAGAAAGGCCGGGCCAGCGCCGAACGTATTCAACACATTCTTTCCACACCCATTACCGTGGTGGAAAAACCAGATGCCATCCCGATTCATAGCTTTGAGCATGCCATTGAATTTCGCAATGTAAGCTTTCGCTATCGCGATCAGCTGGTGCTGGATAAGATTTCGCTGACCATCCCTAAAGGCAAAACGATTGCGATTGTAGGTGCATCCGGATCCGGAAAATCCACGCTGGTTGATCTGATTCCCCGTTTTCACGACGTTACTGAAGGGGAAATCTTGATTGATGGGGTGAATATCAAGGATTATCGCCTGCAGGATTTGCGCAGATTGATGGGTATTGTAACACAGGAGCCGATTTTATTTAACGACACGATTGCCAACAACATTGCGCTTGGCGCTTCGGGTCAGGTACGGGAAGAGGATATCGTAACAGCGGCAAAGGTGGCCAATGCGCATCATTTCATCATGCAAAAGGAGCAGGGTTATGCTACCAATGTGGGCGATCGGGGAATCAAATTGAGCGGTGGTGAAAAACAACGCATCACCATTGCGCGTGCTGTGTTGAAGAACCCGCCGATCTTGATCTTAGACGAGGCCACCTCGTCGCTGGATACCGAAAGCGAAAGGCTGGTACAGGAGGCCATTCAGCGACTCATGAAAAACCGCACCAGCATTATTGTGGCACATCGACTTTCCACCATTCAGCATGCTGATGAGATCTATGTGCTGAGCAACGGACGTATCGTGGAGCATGGCTCGCACGACGAATTGATGGCTTTCGATGGAACCTATCGCAGATTGATTCGGATGCAACAAATCGATGTACCGGCCGCAGAGCTTTAA
- the rbfA gene encoding 30S ribosome-binding factor RbfA, protein MQESKRQRQVARLIQEELSDIFQRQGLNISHGGMISISGVKMTPDLLEARVYVSFYQITDPDQMLALIKDRKWEIKKQLAARIKHQLRRIPELQFFRDDTLEQVFRLEEIFKKIHEQDKPAEE, encoded by the coding sequence ATGCAGGAATCCAAACGTCAGAGACAGGTAGCGCGATTGATTCAGGAAGAGCTGAGTGATATTTTTCAACGCCAGGGTCTGAACATCTCACACGGGGGTATGATCTCCATTTCCGGTGTAAAAATGACCCCGGATTTGTTAGAAGCAAGGGTGTATGTGAGCTTTTATCAAATTACGGATCCCGATCAGATGCTGGCTTTGATAAAAGATCGAAAATGGGAAATCAAAAAACAGCTGGCGGCACGGATCAAACATCAGCTGCGTCGCATTCCTGAATTACAGTTTTTCCGCGACGATACGCTGGAGCAGGTCTTTCGCCTCGAAGAAATCTTTAAGAAGATTCATGAACAGGACAAGCCTGCCGAAGAGTGA
- a CDS encoding ABC transporter permease, with protein MANLGMELRFARRYFLGRKSTQAIQLISWVSVLAIAVGTAALIIVLSVFNGFEDLVKSLYSSFYPALRVTPQHGPMFQVTPQQLQAIRQMRGISAVSETIETKASIRYNDRQMIAIVKGVDSAYERVTGVKDKLVQGAYTLGSAELPGAVIGIGIASALGVDLQNPLYPLLVYVPNPHVETFLNPEQALRVGSLMPQGIFAIQEEFDDKYVITRIDALRQLLLWPQDAVSALEVSVHDRASLPELTRQIQNILGAGVVVKTRYEQNETLYQVMQTEKWVVYALLSFILVIAAFNMIGALSMLVIDKRHDIAILQAMGATGGLIQRIFLATGLWIAFMGAAIGVCLALVLCIGQQRYGWIKLGGHSFVIDAYPVSLKAQDFILVVLTVAIIAALASYLPAYRAGRQQLDLKSLRA; from the coding sequence ATGGCCAATCTTGGAATGGAGCTCAGGTTTGCCCGGAGGTATTTTCTGGGACGGAAATCCACCCAGGCCATTCAGCTCATTTCATGGGTAAGCGTGCTGGCTATTGCGGTGGGTACAGCTGCCCTCATCATCGTGTTGAGTGTGTTCAACGGGTTTGAAGACCTGGTCAAATCGCTCTACTCTTCCTTTTATCCGGCTCTACGGGTAACGCCCCAGCATGGCCCCATGTTTCAGGTTACACCCCAGCAACTGCAGGCCATTCGCCAGATGCGCGGTATTAGTGCGGTGAGCGAAACCATTGAGACCAAAGCCAGCATCCGCTACAACGATCGGCAGATGATTGCCATTGTAAAAGGGGTAGACAGTGCTTATGAACGGGTGACGGGTGTAAAAGATAAACTGGTGCAGGGCGCTTATACCTTAGGCTCGGCCGAACTGCCCGGAGCCGTCATCGGTATAGGCATTGCTTCGGCACTTGGTGTAGATCTGCAGAATCCGCTCTATCCATTGCTGGTTTACGTGCCGAATCCGCATGTAGAAACATTCTTAAATCCTGAACAGGCTTTGCGGGTGGGAAGCCTGATGCCCCAGGGCATATTCGCCATTCAAGAAGAGTTTGATGATAAGTATGTGATTACCCGGATCGACGCCCTGCGTCAATTGCTCTTATGGCCTCAGGATGCGGTTTCCGCATTAGAAGTCAGCGTGCATGATCGAGCATCTCTTCCCGAACTCACCCGGCAAATTCAGAATATCCTGGGAGCCGGCGTGGTGGTGAAAACCCGCTATGAGCAGAATGAAACGCTATATCAGGTGATGCAGACGGAAAAATGGGTGGTATATGCTCTCTTGAGCTTTATCCTGGTGATTGCAGCCTTTAATATGATTGGAGCCCTTTCCATGCTGGTCATTGACAAGCGGCACGATATTGCCATCCTTCAGGCGATGGGGGCTACTGGGGGCCTCATTCAACGGATTTTTCTTGCAACCGGCCTCTGGATAGCCTTTATGGGTGCGGCAATCGGCGTATGTCTGGCGCTGGTGCTGTGTATAGGCCAGCAACGCTATGGCTGGATCAAGTTAGGTGGACATTCTTTTGTGATTGATGCCTATCCGGTGAGTTTAAAGGCGCAGGATTTCATCCTGGTGGTATTGACTGTAGCCATCATTGCTGCATTGGCTTCCTATTTACCCGCATACCGTGCCGGCCGGCAACAGCTCGATTTAAAATCGCTTCGTGCTTAG